One Aegilops tauschii subsp. strangulata cultivar AL8/78 chromosome 7, Aet v6.0, whole genome shotgun sequence genomic window carries:
- the LOC109739949 gene encoding uncharacterized protein translates to MDEGNTNITKMLEALLAKIDDQKAAQEKQIELQAAFNAQISQEVRGLSRQIDLTQADLDLTRKTQQPPPPPPPPPSPRPVPDPARPSSSHARLGDHRPPLLPVPTQGGFVAAATASPTGYHTKEYHKPPKHDFPKFDGTTPYLWLDRCLAYFELYKVAAHHWVATAALYIDGQAAHWLQAFRQTQRDITWEHFTSAILEEFGADEFEVVMHKLLQLRQTGTVAEYRASFDEQMYHLLALDPSINTKFVVTQFLLGLKDELRAPVRLQAPSSITRASVLARIQEEELGTTRARPSITLAGRPPPVAAAGAAPQRAAVAPVRAQGDEHVRERQLRDFRRANNLCFKCGDRYSREHRCAQPAQLLTINVCDHGEVLSDDTIHALQLLDDPGPAAQPPAPAVDAPECCLLSSQALDGTDSATTIRLRALVGNQVMLLLLDSGSTHSFVNKAFVDRLGLATEEMPPTEVRVANGDKLTCNRMVPGLKWWMQGHTFATPMRELEIGAYDGILGMDWLAQHSPMTCHWQDKWVKFLHDGEEVTLRGVPTKPATTLKAVGPEELRKMIADNDVWAMAMVDTCGPAARPVRKGPSQTPLADLLEEFADVFAAPQGLPPHRQYDHAVTLVEGAVPANTRPYCYSPLQKDEIERQVKEMLDSGVITHNVSPYAAPVLLVKKKDRTWRFCINYRRLNDATVKNKFPLPIIDELLDELAGAAVFSKLDLQAGYHQIRMQEEDESKTAFKTHHGHFQFRVICRSASRTHPPPFGV, encoded by the exons ATGGACGAAGGGAACACCAACATCACCAAGATGCTCGAGGCTCTGCTCGCCAAGATCGACGACCAGAAGGCGGCACAAGAGAAGCAGATCGAGCTGCAGGCCGCCTTCAATGCCCAGATCTCGCAGGAGGTGCGCGGGCTCTCGCGGCAGATCGATCTGACCCAAGCGGACCTCGATCTCACGCGCAAGACG CAGCaacctcctccgccgcctcctcccccaccGTCCCCGCGTCCCGTGCCGGATCCAGCGCGGCCGTCTTCCTCGCACGCACGGCTGGGCGACCACCGGCCGCCACTTCTACCCGTGCCGACACAAGGCGGATTCGTCGCCGCGGCGACCGCGTCACCGACAGGCTACCACACCAAGGAGTACCACAAGCCGCCGAAGCACGACTTCCCCAAGTTCGACGGCACGACGCCTTATTTGTGGCTGGACCGTTGCCTCGCCTACTTCGAGCTCTACAAGGTGGCCGCCCACCACTGGGTCGCCACCGCGGCGCTCTACATCGATGGCCAGGCCGCGCACTGGCTCCAGGCGTTCCGGCAAACGCAGCGTGATATCACGTGGGAGCATTTCACCTCGGCGATCCTGGAGGAGTTCGGCGCCGATGAATTCGAAGTGGTGATGCACAAGCTGCTGCAACTGCGTCAAACAGGCACTGTCGCCGAGTACCGTGCCTCGTTCGATGAGCAGATGTATCacctgctcgcgctcgatccttcaatcAACACCAAGTTCGTCGTCACGCAGTTTCTCCTCGGCCTGAAGGACGAGCTGCGTGCTCCAGTGCGCCTCCAGGCACCCTCCAGCATCACGCGTGCCTCGGTGCTCGCCCGCATACAAGAGGAGGAACTTGGCACGACCCGCGCGCGCCCTAGCATCACTCTGGCGggtcgaccacctcctgtcgcaGCCGCAGGGGCTGCACCACAGCGCGCCGCGGTCGCGCCAGTCCGCGCCCAAGGCGACGAGCACGTGCGGGAGCGGCAGTTGCGCGATTTTCGGCGTGCGAATAACCTCTGTTTCAAATGCGGGGATCGCTACTCCAGGGAGCATCGTTGCGCCCAACCCGCGCAGCTGCTCACCATCAACGTGTGTGACCACGGCGAGGTGCTCTCCGACGACACCATCCATGCCCTGCAACTACTCGACGACCCGGGCCCGGCCGCGCAACCTCCCGCTCCGGCCGTGGACGCGCCAGAGTGCTGCCTCCTCTCGTCGCAGGCGCTCGACGGCACGGACTCGGCGACCACTATCAGGTTGCGCGCGCTGGTGGGAAACCAGGTCATGCTCCTGCTGCTCGACTCGGGCAGCACCCACAGTTTCGTCAACAAGGCGTTCGTTGATCGCCTCGGCCTCGCCACGGAGGAAATGCCGCCGACAGAGGTGCGCGTGGCCAACGGCGACAAGCTCACCTGCAACCGCATGGTGCCCGGCCTCAAATGGTGGATGCAGGGCCACACCTTCGCGACGCCCATGCGCGAGCTGGAGATCGGCGCGTACGACGGCATTCTGGGCATGGACTGGCTCGCCCAGCACAGCCCAATGACATGCCACTGGCAAGACAAGTGGGTGAAATTTCTGCACGACGGCGAAGAGGTCACACTTCGCGGTGTCCCAACCAAGCCGGCCACCACGCTCAAGGCAGTCGGGCCCGAGGAGCTGCGCAAGATGATCGCCGACAACGATGTCTGGGCCATGGCCATGGTGGACACCTGTGGCCCTGCAGCGcgcccggttcgcaaaggcccaAGTCAAACACCGCTGGCTGATCTGCTCGAGGAATTCGCCGACGTGTTCGCGGCACCGCAAGGGCTCCCTCCCCATCGCCAGTACGACCATGCTGTCACGCTGGTGGAGGGCGCAGTCCCTGCGAACACGCGCCCGTACTGCTACTCGCCGCTTCAGAAGGACGAGATCGAGCGTCAGGTCAAGGAGATGCTGGACTCCGGCGTGATCACGCACAACGTCAGTCCCTACGCCGCGCCAGTGTTGCTCGTGAAGAAGAAGGACCGCACCTGGCGATTCTGCATCAACTACCGTCGTCTCAACGACGCCACTGTCAAGAACAAATTTCCCCTGCCCATCATTGACGAGCTGCTGGACGAGCTGGCCGGCGCCGCGGTGTTTTCCAAACTGGACCTGCAGGCGGGCTACCATCAGATCAGGATGCAGGAAGAAGACGAGTCCAAGACGGCGTTCAAGACACATCATGGGCATTTCCAGTTCAGGGTCATATGCCGTTCGGCCTCACGAACGCACCCGCCACCTTTCGGTGTGTGA